A stretch of the Bacillus sp. BGMRC 2118 genome encodes the following:
- the spoIIR gene encoding stage II sporulation protein R has protein sequence MKHTKLALIYMLLLFLGANISVTFKSAQAEGTGNEQVMIPDEAIRLRILANSNSDEDQALKAKIRDEVNKEITNWVEELTSIEAARSMIQERLPEIEDIVERKLVEEHSNQSFKVEYGSEVKFPTKVYGEYVYPSGEYEAILISLGEAEGDNWWCVLFPPLCFLDFGNGEAVDPQLEEEETKEIVVKEQEEKEEEEVEVKFFVVEWFSDLF, from the coding sequence ATGAAACATACTAAATTAGCACTTATATATATGTTATTACTTTTTCTAGGAGCAAATATATCCGTAACTTTTAAGTCTGCACAGGCAGAAGGTACTGGAAACGAACAAGTAATGATTCCGGACGAAGCGATTCGGTTACGCATACTGGCAAATAGTAACTCAGATGAAGACCAGGCACTAAAGGCGAAAATCCGTGATGAAGTGAATAAGGAAATTACAAACTGGGTGGAAGAGTTAACATCTATCGAAGCAGCGAGATCCATGATTCAGGAACGTTTACCGGAGATTGAAGATATTGTGGAAAGAAAGTTAGTAGAAGAACACAGTAATCAATCTTTCAAGGTAGAGTATGGAAGTGAAGTGAAGTTTCCGACAAAGGTTTATGGAGAGTATGTGTATCCGTCTGGTGAATATGAAGCTATTCTAATTAGCTTAGGTGAGGCAGAAGGGGACAATTGGTGGTGTGTATTATTTCCGCCATTATGCTTCTTAGATTTTGGTAATGGTGAGGCTGTTGATCCTCAATTAGAAGAAGAAGAGACGAAGGAAATTGTAGTAAAAGAGCAAGAAGAGAAAGAAGAAGAAGAAGTGGAAGTAAAGTTCTTTGTAGTAGAGTGGTTTTCAGACCTATTTTAG